A genomic stretch from Candidatus Omnitrophota bacterium includes:
- a CDS encoding peptidoglycan-binding domain-containing protein, producing MAKLLTVAAVLFGLLGCASVRKETRDAQIQQLQTQVSDLSGELQKKDEEIGYLERQLAAAQTQREEITSARERAPKKSLDSKKRTRKNIQLALKKAGYYKGEIDGKLGKATKKAVRDFQKANGLSADGIVGKATWAKLSGHL from the coding sequence ATGGCGAAATTGTTAACGGTAGCGGCGGTGTTGTTCGGTTTGTTGGGCTGCGCTTCAGTCAGGAAGGAAACCAGGGACGCGCAGATCCAGCAGCTTCAAACGCAGGTCAGCGATCTAAGCGGTGAGCTTCAGAAAAAGGACGAAGAGATCGGTTATTTAGAGCGGCAGCTGGCAGCGGCCCAGACCCAAAGGGAAGAGATTACCTCCGCGCGGGAACGCGCGCCAAAAAAATCGCTGGACAGCAAAAAGAGGACCCGTAAGAACATTCAGCTCGCCCTGAAGAAGGCCGGCTATTATAAGGGCGAGATTGACGGCAAACTGGGGAAGGCGACAAAAAAGGCTGTCAGGGATTTTCAAAAGGCCAATGGTTTGAGCGCGGATGGGATAGTAGGAAAGGCGACCTGGGCCAAGTTAAGCGGGCATTTGTAA
- a CDS encoding OmpA family protein, which produces MLKTMRSPRFLACSLMMIVFFCASNAFTYAKDREGKREKESKELQKRFEWWPTDAKPAPVKDPAMGGYWWMPTEPGTARPWGNRGYIYVYKIIFDYKEEELPPPKPQEPRAALLIKKIIKNVKIYFDYDKSELRDDAVDILENAVRVLGRNPDASVLITGNCDLRGSEAYNEKLGRRRGEAVRRFMLDNGIPEERIRIVSRGKLDAIAHVDDLVGMQKDRNAQFTIAEVKEVMIPYGGEGEQAAAEAEDISQAQEIEDGKYLIEKEQEVTSEVRISTKEYRVKKGDTLSSIAKEQLGKAHRWKYLYELNKDRIKDPNKLKAGQEIVIPVE; this is translated from the coding sequence ATGTTGAAGACAATGAGATCCCCGAGGTTTCTGGCGTGTTCCCTGATGATGATCGTATTCTTCTGCGCGAGCAATGCTTTTACCTATGCTAAAGATAGAGAGGGAAAGCGCGAAAAAGAATCAAAGGAACTGCAAAAACGTTTTGAATGGTGGCCTACCGACGCCAAACCCGCTCCCGTAAAAGACCCCGCGATGGGAGGATACTGGTGGATGCCGACAGAGCCGGGGACTGCCCGCCCCTGGGGCAACCGTGGCTACATTTATGTCTATAAAATAATCTTTGACTATAAGGAGGAAGAGCTCCCGCCGCCCAAGCCGCAGGAGCCGAGGGCGGCCCTGCTTATAAAGAAGATCATCAAGAACGTAAAGATCTATTTTGATTACGATAAGTCCGAATTGCGCGACGACGCGGTGGATATACTGGAAAACGCCGTCAGGGTATTGGGAAGGAACCCCGATGCCAGCGTCCTCATAACCGGCAACTGCGATCTCCGCGGCTCGGAGGCATACAATGAAAAACTGGGGCGAAGGCGGGGGGAGGCGGTAAGAAGATTTATGCTGGATAATGGTATCCCCGAAGAGAGGATACGCATAGTCAGCCGCGGCAAGCTGGACGCGATAGCGCACGTAGACGACCTCGTGGGCATGCAGAAAGACAGGAACGCGCAGTTCACCATCGCCGAGGTGAAAGAGGTGATGATCCCCTATGGCGGCGAGGGAGAACAGGCCGCCGCGGAAGCGGAAGATATCTCGCAGGCGCAGGAGATAGAAGACGGCAAATACCTTATTGAAAAAGAGCAGGAAGTGACGTCTGAGGTGAGGATCTCCACAAAGGAATACAGGGTCAAGAAAGGCGATACGCTTTCAAGCATAGCCAAGGAGCAGCTGGGCAAGGCGCACCGCTGGAAATATCTTTACGAATTGAATAAAGACAGGATCAAAGACCCCAATAAGCTCAAGGCAGGGCAGGAGATTGTCATTCCAGTAGAATAA
- a CDS encoding AEC family transporter — translation MFIASFNSVFAACFQVFVLGFLGYICFKRRLVDDNGLNFISKLTIEVTLPLLIFTSILRNFSFSAFNLWWLLPLIGVAVSVCGFFVSLPFSPFFKAGQERRQYMALIGFQNAGYLMIMFISSYFSGADKENMLILLFLFLLGFNLLVWSFGVSFLTGRSLRSFELGSLFSPPVIAALSGLLAVLLGLNRYLPGPLIQPFKMLGDCTSPLALFMIGGNLARVRPKDLNPKLISLASLGKLVILPFIALILVVNLNLPRLLGLLILLEAAMPPAVSSSVILRHYKKEDIFVSQGIFFGHILSVLTVPLFLSLYFMLSVVK, via the coding sequence ATGTTTATCGCCTCGTTCAATAGCGTGTTTGCGGCGTGTTTTCAGGTATTTGTGCTGGGCTTCCTGGGATATATCTGCTTTAAGCGCCGGCTTGTGGATGATAACGGGCTTAATTTCATCAGCAAGTTGACAATAGAAGTGACCCTGCCGCTGCTCATATTTACCAGCATACTGCGTAATTTCAGTTTTTCCGCGTTTAATCTTTGGTGGCTCCTGCCTTTGATAGGCGTGGCAGTCAGCGTATGCGGTTTTTTTGTCTCTCTGCCTTTCTCTCCGTTTTTTAAGGCGGGGCAGGAGAGAAGGCAGTATATGGCGCTGATAGGGTTTCAGAACGCCGGATACCTTATGATCATGTTTATCTCCTCATATTTTTCCGGCGCGGACAAAGAAAACATGCTGATACTTCTGTTTTTGTTTCTTCTGGGTTTTAATCTGCTTGTGTGGTCGTTCGGCGTCAGCTTTCTCACCGGCCGGAGCTTAAGGAGTTTTGAGCTGGGCAGTCTGTTCAGCCCTCCGGTTATTGCGGCGCTCTCAGGCCTTCTGGCGGTGCTGCTGGGTTTAAACAGGTATCTTCCCGGCCCGCTGATCCAGCCGTTTAAGATGTTAGGCGACTGCACCTCGCCGCTGGCGCTGTTTATGATTGGAGGTAATCTGGCGCGGGTGAGACCGAAGGACTTAAACCCCAAGCTCATATCGCTGGCCTCCCTGGGAAAGCTGGTTATCCTGCCGTTTATCGCCCTGATACTCGTGGTAAATCTCAATCTTCCCCGCTTGTTGGGCTTGTTGATCCTGCTTGAGGCGGCTATGCCTCCGGCCGTATCCTCGTCGGTAATACTCAGGCATTATAAAAAAGAGGATATATTCGTCAGCCAGGGCATCTTCTTCGGCCACATATTAAGCGTCCTGACCGTGCCGCTTTTTTTGAGTTTGTATTTTATGCTTAGTGTGGTAAAATAA
- the smpB gene encoding SsrA-binding protein SmpB: MGKVIATNKKALRDYFVVETLEAGIELKGSEVKSVRAANADLNDGYARIEGGEAVLYNMYIAPYVEASYMNVDPLRPRRLLLKKAQITKLMQQASQKGCTLIPLRLYFSDRGFAKIELAVCKGKRMFDKRQAIKEREVGLAIKRTLRARR; encoded by the coding sequence ATGGGTAAGGTCATAGCCACGAACAAAAAGGCATTAAGGGACTATTTTGTCGTCGAGACGCTTGAGGCGGGTATCGAGCTGAAGGGCTCCGAGGTAAAATCCGTGAGGGCGGCCAACGCCGACCTCAACGACGGCTATGCCAGGATCGAGGGCGGGGAAGCCGTTCTTTATAATATGTACATAGCGCCTTATGTGGAGGCCTCTTATATGAACGTGGACCCTTTGAGGCCGAGGAGGCTTTTGCTTAAGAAGGCGCAGATAACGAAGTTGATGCAGCAGGCCTCGCAAAAGGGCTGCACGCTTATACCGCTTAGATTATATTTTTCAGACAGGGGCTTTGCCAAGATAGAGCTTGCCGTATGCAAAGGCAAGAGGATGTTTGATAAGCGCCAGGCAATAAAGGAAAGGGAGGTTGGCCTGGCGATCAAACGCACTTTGCGCGCGAGGCGATAA
- a CDS encoding LAGLIDADG family homing endonuclease gives MEEVEKAYIAGIVDGEGTVTLMKHHKNETHIPFVGIANNNLGLLKWIKSLVGGNICSKKKRLPHHNDSYVLNIRQDRALRFLGEIGEYLIVKKPQAELILQKYKSVTHRNGRYTPALLQKKMQLVAEIRRLNQR, from the coding sequence TTGGAAGAAGTCGAGAAAGCGTATATCGCGGGAATCGTTGATGGCGAAGGGACTGTAACCTTGATGAAGCACCATAAAAATGAGACGCATATCCCTTTTGTTGGGATTGCTAATAATAATTTGGGGCTTCTGAAGTGGATTAAGTCTCTGGTGGGCGGCAATATTTGTTCGAAGAAGAAAAGATTGCCGCATCACAATGATTCCTATGTCTTAAACATAAGACAGGATAGGGCTTTACGTTTTCTCGGCGAAATAGGCGAATACCTGATCGTAAAGAAACCACAGGCAGAATTGATACTGCAGAAGTATAAGTCTGTCACGCATCGTAACGGAAGATATACTCCTGCGTTGCTGCAAAAAAAGATGCAGTTGGTTGCCGAGATCAGAAGGCTTAACCAGCGGTAA
- a CDS encoding N-acetylmuramoyl-L-alanine amidase: protein MHNIFRNRVFLYCCLLLAGSYLLTGCATVPSRIEGMPRYSLNGTSYLPLISVCEKMGVKWEYDTLTRQISLYKNNHTVKMAVGSSWIQIDGSPRRIEMPVRAYRGIVVIPQGLRTSLFSSLFEGPAAPARARRIKRIVLDAGHGGKDPGAIGRGGLREKDVNFDIVKRLKKRLESEGFEVILTRASDIFITLGERSRIANRSGADLFISIHSNANRSKYVNGFEVYYLTSTVDDSNRAYTTAMNTASSPMDGDIAVPSESLRATLWDLYFTQNRSDSIGLAKSITREANKYMGLKILGVKGAKFFVLKGARMPAVLVEVGFLSNSKEERLLRNGYYRQQIADSIAGGIMNYADSGYYRGGA from the coding sequence ATGCATAATATCTTTAGAAATCGCGTATTCCTTTACTGCTGCCTGTTGCTTGCGGGCAGTTATTTGTTGACCGGCTGCGCCACTGTCCCTTCACGCATTGAAGGTATGCCGCGTTATTCCCTTAACGGCACATCCTATCTTCCGCTCATATCCGTATGCGAGAAGATGGGCGTAAAGTGGGAATATGATACGCTCACGCGCCAGATCTCCCTTTATAAAAACAACCATACAGTTAAAATGGCGGTGGGCAGCAGCTGGATCCAGATAGACGGTTCTCCCCGGCGCATTGAAATGCCTGTGCGGGCCTACAGGGGCATCGTGGTCATACCGCAGGGCCTGAGGACTTCCCTGTTCAGCTCGCTGTTTGAGGGGCCTGCTGCCCCGGCCAGGGCAAGGAGGATCAAAAGGATAGTGCTGGATGCCGGCCACGGCGGCAAGGACCCCGGGGCGATAGGAAGAGGGGGGTTAAGGGAGAAAGACGTGAACTTTGATATCGTAAAGCGCTTGAAAAAGCGCCTTGAGTCCGAAGGCTTTGAAGTCATATTGACAAGGGCAAGTGATATCTTTATTACACTGGGCGAGCGCTCCCGTATCGCCAACAGGTCGGGCGCGGACCTGTTCATAAGCATTCACAGTAACGCCAACCGTTCAAAGTATGTCAACGGTTTTGAAGTGTATTATCTTACCTCTACGGTGGACGATTCTAACCGGGCTTATACCACTGCCATGAATACCGCCTCTTCTCCCATGGACGGCGACATAGCTGTCCCGTCGGAGTCGCTCAGGGCCACGCTCTGGGACCTCTATTTTACCCAGAACCGCTCTGATTCAATAGGCCTGGCAAAGAGCATAACCAGGGAAGCGAACAAGTATATGGGGCTTAAGATACTGGGCGTAAAGGGCGCGAAGTTTTTTGTCCTGAAGGGCGCGCGCATGCCGGCGGTGCTGGTTGAGGTGGGTTTCCTCTCCAATAGTAAAGAGGAGCGTTTGCTCAGGAACGGATATTACAGGCAGCAGATCGCCGACAGCATTGCCGGCGGCATAATGAATTATGCTGATTCGGGATATTACCGGGGAGGGGCGTAG
- the murI gene encoding glutamate racemase, giving the protein MRQAIGVFDSGVGGLTVARELIHQLPCEDIVYFGDTARVPYGIKSKETVIRFSVENTLFLLKHDVKLICVACNTASSVALPVIKAHFKVPVVGVISPGVREAVYATQNKRVGVIGTRGTIRSRSYEYEIKQLDPQVKVTAVACPLFVPFVEEGWLSGEVVLSVARAYLKPLKDARVDTVILGCTHYPLLKGIIKEVLGREVTLIDSAKQVAIEVKKILIQDGLLNKGRGGRHNFFVSDNPEWFSGLAETFLGRKINNVEMVRV; this is encoded by the coding sequence TTGAGGCAGGCGATCGGGGTATTTGATTCAGGGGTAGGCGGGCTTACCGTAGCCAGGGAATTGATCCATCAGCTTCCCTGCGAGGACATTGTCTATTTCGGCGACACCGCCCGCGTGCCTTACGGCATAAAATCCAAAGAAACGGTAATAAGGTTTTCCGTTGAGAACACGCTGTTTTTGCTTAAACACGACGTAAAGCTTATCTGCGTTGCCTGTAATACCGCCTCCAGCGTAGCGCTGCCGGTGATCAAGGCGCATTTTAAGGTGCCGGTGGTAGGCGTCATATCTCCGGGAGTGAGAGAGGCGGTTTACGCCACGCAGAATAAACGCGTCGGCGTCATCGGCACGCGCGGCACCATAAGGAGCAGGTCATACGAATATGAAATAAAGCAGCTTGACCCTCAAGTCAAGGTGACCGCTGTTGCCTGCCCTTTATTTGTCCCTTTTGTGGAAGAGGGCTGGCTTTCCGGCGAAGTTGTGCTTAGTGTGGCCCGCGCGTATCTTAAGCCCTTGAAGGATGCCCGCGTAGACACGGTCATACTGGGCTGCACGCATTATCCCTTGCTTAAAGGCATCATTAAGGAAGTGCTGGGCAGGGAAGTCACTTTGATAGATTCCGCCAAACAAGTCGCCATAGAAGTTAAAAAGATATTGATCCAGGACGGCCTGTTAAATAAAGGCCGGGGCGGCAGGCATAATTTTTTCGTGAGCGATAACCCGGAATGGTTCAGCGGACTGGCAGAGACATTTCTGGGCAGGAAGATCAATAATGTGGAAATGGTGAGGGTATAG
- the queD gene encoding 6-carboxytetrahydropterin synthase QueD, whose protein sequence is MPFELRIEDSFSSAHNLKGYRGRCEDLHGHNWKVEIRVAADKLDNVGLAIDFRSLKKILKDTLDGLDHKYLNRIPYFRKHNPSSENIARYIYEELFARLRRKGVLLKQARVWESENASAIYSP, encoded by the coding sequence ATGCCGTTTGAATTAAGGATTGAAGACAGCTTCAGTTCGGCGCACAACCTCAAGGGATATCGCGGCAGGTGCGAGGACCTGCACGGCCACAACTGGAAGGTTGAGATCCGTGTTGCCGCCGATAAACTGGATAACGTGGGCCTGGCCATTGACTTCAGGTCGCTGAAGAAGATACTTAAGGATACCCTCGACGGGCTCGACCATAAATACCTCAACAGGATCCCCTATTTCAGGAAGCATAACCCCAGCTCAGAGAACATAGCCAGGTATATTTATGAAGAGCTTTTCGCGCGCCTGCGGCGTAAAGGCGTCCTGCTGAAACAGGCGCGGGTCTGGGAGAGCGAGAACGCCTCTGCGATCTATTCTCCATGA
- the queC gene encoding 7-cyano-7-deazaguanine synthase QueC, whose translation MKKAIVLLSGGLDSATTLFIAGARGFSPQALIFDYGQRHRREIGSAKKICRLAKCPYTIMKISMPWKGSALLDRKIRIRKTGVCPGIPATYVPSRNLIFLSFAASYAEASGADAVFIGANEIDFSGYPDCRKSFFRALERVFRAGTKKGVEGKPLKIIAPLINKSKAEIIKIGTRLGVPYEFTSSCYIGKAGPCGKCDSCRLRAKGFREAGAKDPLLR comes from the coding sequence ATGAAGAAGGCGATAGTCCTGCTTTCGGGCGGGCTTGATTCTGCCACAACTCTTTTTATAGCCGGGGCAAGGGGTTTTAGCCCTCAAGCGCTGATCTTTGATTACGGCCAGAGGCACAGGCGCGAGATCGGATCCGCGAAGAAGATCTGCCGCCTCGCTAAATGCCCATATACAATAATGAAGATCAGCATGCCCTGGAAGGGCTCGGCTCTGCTGGATAGGAAAATACGGATAAGGAAAACAGGGGTTTGCCCGGGGATCCCCGCCACATACGTCCCTTCCAGAAACCTGATCTTTTTGAGTTTCGCCGCCTCATACGCGGAGGCATCCGGCGCGGATGCGGTATTCATCGGCGCCAACGAGATAGATTTTTCCGGTTACCCGGATTGCAGGAAGAGTTTTTTCAGGGCGCTTGAGCGGGTATTCAGGGCCGGGACAAAAAAAGGGGTTGAAGGCAAGCCCTTAAAGATAATCGCGCCTTTAATAAATAAAAGCAAGGCCGAGATCATAAAGATCGGGACGCGGCTGGGCGTGCCTTATGAGTTTACTTCTTCCTGTTACATCGGCAAGGCCGGTCCCTGCGGGAAATGCGACAGCTGCCGCTTGCGGGCAAAGGGTTTCAGAGAGGCAGGGGCCAAGGATCCATTATTGAGATGA
- a CDS encoding 7-carboxy-7-deazaguanine synthase QueE — MIAKIAEIFESIQGEGLYQGKRQIFVRFFGCGLNCRFCDTAPASFKEFSASALAVEVSGFEGRFHSVSLTGGEPLEQTPFLKELLKHLKPLGHNIFLETNGILYEELRGMIDDIDIVSMDFKLPSSTGCRPVWQEHSRFLEIARKKNAYVKAVICRDTEGQDLNKAVDIIAEIDRDIPLVLQENFYEAGLEDKISRYREIAASRLSNVTSGIQAHKLLGVR, encoded by the coding sequence ATGATCGCGAAAATAGCGGAGATTTTTGAGAGCATTCAGGGAGAGGGGCTGTATCAGGGCAAGCGGCAGATATTTGTGCGTTTTTTCGGCTGTGGCCTTAACTGCCGCTTTTGCGATACAGCGCCGGCTTCTTTTAAGGAATTTTCCGCCTCTGCTCTGGCTGTTGAAGTGTCCGGCTTTGAAGGCAGGTTTCACAGCGTATCGCTTACCGGAGGCGAGCCGCTTGAACAGACGCCTTTCCTGAAGGAACTCTTGAAGCATCTCAAGCCGCTGGGCCATAATATTTTTCTGGAAACAAACGGCATATTATACGAGGAGCTGCGCGGAATGATCGACGATATAGATATTGTCTCAATGGATTTTAAGCTGCCGTCTTCTACCGGCTGCCGGCCGGTGTGGCAGGAGCACAGCAGGTTTCTTGAAATAGCGCGGAAAAAAAACGCCTACGTCAAAGCGGTTATCTGCCGCGATACAGAGGGGCAGGACCTGAACAAGGCGGTAGATATCATCGCGGAGATAGACAGGGACATACCGCTTGTGCTTCAGGAGAATTTCTACGAGGCGGGCTTAGAGGACAAGATATCGAGATACAGGGAGATCGCTGCCAGCCGCCTATCCAACGTAACAAGCGGGATACAGGCGCACAAACTGCTGGGGGTCAGGTAA
- the queF gene encoding preQ(1) synthase yields the protein MKSSYENLQRGVRKMKTPTIEAWENQYPDRKYEIEIKEPEFTCICPKTGLPDFAAITIRYSPVKYCVELKSFKYYVYSFRNVGIFHEHVINRMLDDFIRAVKPRWAEIEGVFNPRGGITTIVRRSYGKKA from the coding sequence ATGAAATCATCCTACGAAAACCTGCAGAGAGGCGTAAGAAAAATGAAGACGCCTACCATAGAGGCCTGGGAGAACCAGTATCCCGACAGGAAATACGAGATAGAGATAAAAGAGCCGGAATTCACCTGCATCTGCCCCAAGACCGGCCTGCCTGATTTTGCCGCCATAACCATCAGGTATTCGCCGGTCAAATACTGCGTAGAGTTGAAGTCATTCAAATATTACGTATATTCTTTTCGCAATGTGGGGATATTTCATGAACATGTCATTAACAGGATGCTGGATGATTTTATCAGGGCGGTAAAGCCGCGCTGGGCAGAGATAGAAGGGGTGTTTAATCCGCGCGGCGGCATCACCACGATAGTGCGCAGGAGTTACGGAAAGAAGGCATGA
- a CDS encoding fumarate hydratase translates to MITENKIINTVAGLCVKANTRLRPDVLRALKAALRREKNKGAKYALRVLIENASIARGEGIALCQDTGMPVVFVETGSRAALSGNIKNAIIRGVEKGYRQGFLRGSIIADPLTRKAPARPSPAVIHFDYVNGASLKITVLPKGFGSENKSSLRMFKPTAGIEEIEEYIVDRVKDAGPDACPPYIVGIGIGGTADYACLLAKKALLRPLDKRHSSYLIAGIEKDLLKRINKLGIGAAGLGGSSTCLAAAIEEFPTHISGLAVAVNICCHALRSASAIIR, encoded by the coding sequence ATGATCACAGAAAATAAAATTATCAACACAGTCGCGGGCCTGTGCGTCAAGGCAAACACGCGTTTAAGGCCGGACGTATTGAGGGCGTTGAAGGCGGCATTGAGGCGGGAGAAAAATAAGGGGGCAAAGTACGCGCTCCGCGTCCTGATAGAAAACGCCTCTATCGCGCGCGGGGAGGGCATCGCCTTATGCCAGGATACCGGGATGCCGGTCGTATTCGTAGAGACAGGCAGCAGGGCGGCGTTAAGCGGCAATATAAAGAATGCCATAATTAGGGGTGTGGAAAAGGGATACAGGCAAGGTTTCCTGCGCGGTTCAATAATAGCCGATCCCTTGACGAGAAAGGCGCCCGCGCGTCCTTCTCCGGCGGTAATACATTTTGATTACGTAAACGGCGCGTCGCTTAAGATCACGGTCTTGCCTAAGGGGTTTGGTTCGGAGAATAAGAGCAGTTTAAGGATGTTCAAACCCACAGCCGGCATTGAGGAGATAGAAGAATACATAGTGGACAGGGTAAAAGACGCGGGGCCTGATGCCTGCCCTCCTTACATAGTCGGTATCGGAATAGGCGGGACCGCGGATTACGCCTGTCTCCTGGCAAAAAAGGCGCTGCTTCGCCCTCTGGACAAGAGGCACAGCAGCTACCTTATCGCCGGCATTGAGAAAGACCTATTGAAGCGCATCAACAAACTGGGAATAGGGGCGGCAGGCCTGGGAGGCAGCAGCACCTGCCTGGCGGCGGCGATAGAAGAATTTCCTACCCACATCTCCGGCCTCGCGGTTGCCGTGAATATTTGCTGCCATGCCCTGCGCTCTGCCTCAGCAATAATAAGATGA
- a CDS encoding FumA C-terminus/TtdB family hydratase beta subunit, with product MKRIFLPLSDVDLSGLKAGDAVFLNGIVYTARDQAHKRLVKLLKSGRRLPFEIRGAALYYCGPTPAKPGKIIGSCGPTTSSRMDAFTPALLKAGLKAMIGKGRRSKEVIGAIKKYKAVYFTAIGGAGAFLSRRVTASALTAFEELGPEAVRCLRLKDFPAIVAVDPGGRSVKGW from the coding sequence ATGAAGAGAATATTTTTGCCATTAAGCGACGTAGATCTGTCCGGCCTCAAAGCCGGAGACGCCGTGTTTTTAAACGGTATCGTATACACTGCCCGCGACCAGGCGCACAAGCGGCTGGTCAAGCTGCTTAAGTCAGGCAGGCGCCTGCCGTTTGAGATAAGGGGGGCGGCTTTGTATTATTGCGGGCCTACGCCGGCTAAGCCGGGAAAGATCATAGGTTCTTGCGGTCCGACCACAAGTTCGCGCATGGACGCGTTCACGCCCGCCTTACTGAAGGCAGGGCTTAAGGCCATGATCGGCAAGGGCAGGCGTTCCAAAGAAGTGATCGGCGCGATCAAAAAATATAAAGCGGTGTATTTCACGGCAATAGGCGGCGCCGGAGCGTTTTTAAGCAGGCGCGTAACAGCTTCCGCTTTAACGGCATTTGAGGAATTGGGGCCTGAGGCAGTGCGCTGCCTTCGGCTGAAGGATTTTCCCGCGATAGTGGCGGTTGACCCCGGAGGAAGGAGCGTAAAAGGATGGTAA
- the rph gene encoding ribonuclease PH, producing MVRADGRANDKIRKVKITRNFNKYAEGSCLIEIGQTRVICTATVEEAVPQFLRGRGVGWVTAEYGMLPRSCKTRVSRDKNSGRTHEIKRLVGRSLRSAVDMDEMGERTIWIDCDVIQADGGTRTASITGSYVALVDALNWLKKQGAFNKLPVTGFVAAISVGMLEEHVILDLTYEEDSRADVDMNVVMNGKGEFIEIQGTSERETFNRQQMDKMLKLAQSGIEELIGAQRELLKDVL from the coding sequence ATGGTAAGAGCTGACGGAAGGGCCAACGATAAAATACGAAAGGTGAAGATAACACGGAATTTCAATAAATACGCGGAGGGCTCCTGCCTGATAGAGATCGGGCAGACCAGGGTCATCTGCACGGCGACAGTAGAAGAGGCAGTGCCGCAATTTTTACGGGGCAGAGGGGTGGGCTGGGTTACCGCCGAATACGGCATGCTGCCGCGCTCCTGCAAGACGCGGGTATCAAGGGACAAGAATTCAGGCAGGACCCATGAGATAAAACGGCTTGTCGGCCGCTCCTTAAGGTCGGCGGTTGATATGGATGAGATGGGCGAGAGGACGATCTGGATCGACTGCGACGTTATACAGGCGGACGGAGGCACGCGCACCGCCTCTATCACCGGAAGCTACGTCGCCCTTGTTGATGCCCTCAATTGGCTGAAGAAGCAGGGCGCTTTTAACAAACTGCCCGTAACCGGCTTTGTCGCGGCAATAAGCGTGGGCATGCTTGAAGAGCATGTTATCCTGGACCTGACTTACGAAGAGGACTCCAGGGCGGACGTTGATATGAACGTGGTGATGAACGGAAAGGGAGAATTCATAGAGATACAGGGCACATCAGAGCGCGAGACATTCAACAGGCAGCAGATGGATAAGATGCTGAAGCTGGCGCAGTCAGGCATTGAAGAGCTTATAGGCGCCCAAAGGGAATTACTTAAGGATGTGTTGTGA
- the rdgB gene encoding RdgB/HAM1 family non-canonical purine NTP pyrophosphatase, giving the protein MCCDPEGAELVAATKNKKKLEEIRELLKDLDLKITSLSDYPAAPRIIENGRTFKANAVKKAVKIARFTGKLTLGEDSGLEVEALGNQPGVRSSRFSGKNKSDNQNNLKLLKLLEGVPLSKRKARYRSSVALAGAKGLIGVVEGSCSGLIGFTPRGSYGFGYDPLFLIPRFKKTFAQLGPLVKHKMSHRFRALKKARALIAASICRRSGR; this is encoded by the coding sequence ATGTGTTGTGATCCTGAAGGCGCGGAACTCGTAGCCGCCACTAAAAATAAAAAGAAGTTGGAAGAGATCAGGGAACTGCTTAAGGATCTTGATCTGAAGATTACCTCCCTGTCGGACTACCCCGCGGCACCGCGCATAATTGAGAACGGCAGGACATTCAAAGCCAACGCGGTAAAGAAGGCGGTCAAGATCGCCCGTTTTACGGGGAAGCTGACGCTGGGAGAGGATTCCGGGCTTGAGGTTGAGGCATTAGGCAATCAGCCCGGCGTGCGCTCCTCAAGGTTTTCCGGCAAGAACAAAAGCGACAACCAGAATAATTTAAAACTGCTTAAACTCCTTGAAGGCGTGCCGCTCTCTAAAAGGAAGGCCAGATACCGCTCGAGCGTTGCCCTTGCCGGCGCCAAAGGGCTTATAGGAGTGGTTGAAGGAAGCTGTTCCGGATTGATCGGATTTACGCCGAGGGGCAGTTACGGCTTCGGCTATGACCCGCTGTTTCTTATCCCCAGGTTCAAAAAGACCTTCGCGCAATTAGGCCCTCTCGTCAAACACAAAATGAGCCACCGTTTCCGCGCGCTAAAGAAGGCAAGGGCGCTTATCGCGGCGTCTATTTGCCGAAGATCAGGTCGGTAA